In Streptomyces sp. NBC_00878, a single window of DNA contains:
- a CDS encoding deoxyribose-phosphate aldolase — translation MTITIPDLVRVRARHPEAVAEAAARRTRRPLVGDSGRLMIVAADHPARGALGVGDRRLAMANRADLLERLCVALSRPGVDGVLGTADILDDLLLLGALENKVVMGSMNRGGLAGAVFEMDDRFTGHRAEDIARLNFDAGKLLVRVDYDDPGSLTTLESTARAIDGMAAHRLPVFVEPFISRRVEGTVRNDLTAEAVTRSIAIASGLGGTSAYTWLKLPVTSDPDDMAAVLETSTLPAVLLGGEVGKDQEGAYERWRKALRLPTVQGLVVGRSLLYPAEGSVETAVDTAVGLL, via the coding sequence TTGACCATCACCATCCCCGACCTCGTCAGGGTGCGCGCCCGGCACCCGGAGGCGGTGGCCGAAGCGGCCGCCCGCCGGACCCGGCGCCCCCTCGTCGGCGACAGCGGCCGCCTCATGATCGTGGCGGCCGACCACCCGGCACGCGGCGCCCTCGGAGTCGGCGACCGCAGGCTGGCGATGGCCAACCGCGCCGACCTGCTGGAGCGCCTGTGCGTCGCGCTGTCGCGGCCCGGCGTGGACGGGGTGCTCGGCACCGCCGACATCCTGGACGACCTGCTCCTGCTCGGCGCGCTGGAGAACAAGGTCGTCATGGGTTCCATGAACCGCGGCGGTCTGGCCGGCGCCGTCTTCGAGATGGACGACCGGTTCACCGGACACCGCGCCGAGGACATCGCCCGGCTGAACTTCGACGCGGGCAAGCTGCTGGTGCGCGTCGACTACGACGACCCCGGCTCGCTGACCACCCTGGAGTCGACAGCCCGCGCGATCGACGGCATGGCCGCGCACCGGCTCCCCGTGTTCGTCGAGCCGTTCATCTCCCGCCGCGTCGAGGGCACGGTCCGCAACGACCTCACCGCCGAGGCCGTCACCCGCTCCATCGCCATCGCCTCCGGCCTCGGCGGCACCTCCGCCTACACCTGGCTGAAACTCCCCGTCACCAGCGACCCGGACGACATGGCCGCCGTGCTGGAGACGTCGACCCTGCCCGCCGTCCTGCTCGGTGGCGAGGTCGGCAAGGACCAGGAGGGCGCGTACGAGAGATGGCGCAAGGCCCTGCGACTGCCCACCGTCCAGGGTCTGGTCGTCGGCCGGTCCCTGCTCTATCCCGCCGAGGGCAGTGTGGAGACCGCGGTGGACACCGCGGTCGGCCTGCTCTGA
- the iolB gene encoding 5-deoxy-glucuronate isomerase: MTSAYHLPAGKATSGPYAVDITPESAGWDYSSFRVLELPPGGTHLFTAGDSEWIVTSLSGGCAVTVSDDFGRDAFELRGRTDVFSAASDFVYVPRDATAALSSADGGRFALSGARCSRRLPARYGPAESVPVELRGAGNCSRMVRNFGAAGAFECDKLIAVEVITPGGNWSSYPPHKHDEHRPGEESELEEVYYFEIADHEGTPGVGYQRVSPSGHGSGTDVLAEVRDGDIVLVPDGWHGPSIAVPGHDMYYLNVMAGPDADRSWLICDHPDHTWIRDTWPSQPVDPRLTRTTQ; encoded by the coding sequence ATGACCAGCGCATACCACCTGCCCGCGGGTAAGGCCACGAGCGGCCCGTACGCCGTGGACATCACGCCGGAGAGCGCCGGCTGGGACTACTCCAGCTTCCGCGTCCTCGAACTTCCGCCCGGCGGCACGCACTTGTTCACCGCCGGGGACAGCGAGTGGATCGTGACCTCGCTCAGTGGCGGCTGCGCCGTCACCGTCAGCGACGACTTCGGCCGCGACGCCTTTGAACTGCGGGGCCGCACCGACGTGTTCAGCGCCGCCAGCGATTTCGTATACGTTCCGCGCGACGCGACCGCCGCCCTCTCCTCGGCCGACGGAGGGCGCTTCGCGCTCTCCGGGGCCCGCTGCTCCCGCCGCCTGCCGGCCCGCTACGGGCCCGCCGAGTCCGTCCCGGTCGAGCTGCGCGGCGCCGGCAACTGCTCCCGCATGGTCCGCAACTTCGGCGCGGCCGGGGCCTTCGAGTGCGACAAGCTCATCGCGGTCGAGGTGATCACTCCGGGCGGCAACTGGTCCTCGTACCCGCCGCACAAGCACGACGAGCACCGGCCGGGCGAGGAGTCCGAGCTGGAGGAGGTCTACTACTTCGAGATCGCCGACCACGAGGGCACGCCCGGCGTCGGCTACCAGCGGGTCTCCCCGTCCGGCCACGGCAGCGGCACGGACGTGCTCGCCGAGGTGCGCGACGGTGACATCGTCCTGGTCCCCGACGGCTGGCACGGCCCTTCCATCGCCGTGCCCGGCCACGACATGTACTACCTCAACGTCATGGCGGGCCCCGACGCCGATCGGAGCTGGCTGATCTGCGACCACCCCGACCACACCTGGATCCGCGACACCTGGCCGAGCCAGCCCGTCGACCCCCGGCTGACCCGAACCACCCAGTGA
- the iolD gene encoding 3D-(3,5/4)-trihydroxycyclohexane-1,2-dione acylhydrolase (decyclizing) → MSRSTLRLTVAQALVRFLAAQYTERDGVRHRLIAGTWGIFGHGNVAGIGQALLEAGEETMPFHQGRNEQAMVHAAVGHARQLNRLSAQAVTTSIGPGATNLVTGAALATVNRLPVLLLPGDYFATRAADPLLQQLEHPVEADLSVNDTLRPVSRYFDRITRPEALIPSALNAMRVLADPVETGAVTLALPQDVQAEAYDWPEEFFADRIWHVRRPAPEPAELAAAAEAVRNARRPLIVAGGGIHHSEAEPALKAFVEATGIPVASTQAGKGSLRHDHPADLGGVGHTGTAVADELARTADLVIGVGTRYTDFTTASATLFQEPDVRFLNLNVTAFDAHKLSARTLVADARAGLEALTEALSGHRVDVAYEAEYRAGKERWDAVVDAVYRADDEYAVPTQTQVLGALDAVVGDDDVVINAAGSLPGDLHKLWRARGPRQYHLEYGFSCMGYEIPAGIGVQQAAPGTPVWSLVGDGTYLMMPTEIVTAVQEGLPVNLVLIQNHGYASIGGLSESVGGERFGTAYRYRAADGTFTGAPLPVDLAANVASLGMDVLRAKTVRELRDALATARASDRPTCVYVETDPTPTAPAAEAWWDVPVAEVASREAAARARETYDQRVVDRRRHL, encoded by the coding sequence ATGAGCCGCTCCACCCTCCGCCTGACCGTCGCCCAGGCACTGGTGCGTTTCCTGGCCGCGCAGTACACGGAACGCGACGGCGTACGGCACCGGCTGATCGCCGGTACCTGGGGGATCTTCGGCCACGGCAATGTCGCCGGGATCGGCCAGGCGCTCCTTGAGGCCGGCGAGGAGACCATGCCGTTCCACCAGGGCCGCAACGAACAGGCCATGGTGCACGCCGCGGTCGGGCACGCCCGCCAGCTCAACCGGCTCTCCGCCCAGGCGGTCACCACCTCCATCGGCCCCGGCGCGACCAACCTGGTCACCGGCGCCGCCCTGGCCACGGTCAACCGCCTCCCGGTGCTGCTCCTGCCCGGCGACTACTTCGCGACCCGCGCCGCCGACCCGCTGCTCCAGCAGTTGGAGCACCCCGTAGAGGCGGACCTGTCGGTCAACGACACGCTGCGTCCGGTCTCCCGCTACTTCGACCGGATCACCCGCCCCGAGGCGCTGATCCCGTCCGCCCTGAACGCGATGCGCGTGCTCGCCGACCCGGTCGAGACCGGCGCCGTCACCCTCGCCCTGCCGCAGGACGTCCAGGCCGAGGCGTACGACTGGCCCGAGGAGTTCTTCGCCGACCGGATCTGGCACGTACGCCGCCCGGCGCCCGAACCGGCCGAGCTCGCGGCCGCCGCCGAAGCCGTACGGAACGCGCGGCGCCCCCTGATCGTCGCGGGCGGCGGAATCCACCACAGCGAGGCCGAGCCGGCCCTCAAGGCGTTCGTGGAGGCCACCGGCATCCCGGTCGCCTCCACCCAGGCCGGCAAGGGCTCCCTGCGCCACGACCACCCGGCGGACCTCGGTGGCGTCGGCCACACCGGTACCGCTGTCGCCGACGAACTGGCCCGCACCGCCGACCTGGTCATCGGTGTCGGCACCCGCTACACGGACTTCACCACCGCCTCCGCCACGCTCTTCCAGGAGCCGGACGTGCGGTTCCTGAACCTCAACGTCACCGCCTTCGACGCGCACAAGCTGAGCGCACGGACCCTGGTCGCCGACGCCCGCGCCGGTCTCGAAGCCCTCACCGAGGCGCTGTCCGGCCACCGAGTGGACGTGGCGTACGAGGCCGAGTACCGCGCGGGCAAGGAGCGCTGGGACGCGGTCGTGGACGCCGTCTACCGGGCGGACGACGAGTACGCGGTACCCACCCAGACCCAGGTCCTGGGCGCCCTGGACGCCGTGGTCGGCGACGACGACGTCGTCATCAACGCGGCCGGCTCGCTCCCCGGCGACCTGCACAAGCTCTGGCGTGCGCGCGGCCCGCGCCAGTACCACCTGGAGTACGGCTTCTCCTGCATGGGCTACGAGATCCCGGCGGGCATCGGTGTCCAGCAGGCGGCCCCCGGCACCCCCGTGTGGTCGCTGGTCGGCGACGGCACGTACCTGATGATGCCCACCGAGATCGTCACCGCCGTCCAGGAGGGCCTGCCCGTCAACCTGGTGCTGATCCAGAACCACGGGTACGCGTCCATCGGCGGCCTCTCCGAGTCGGTCGGCGGTGAGCGGTTCGGTACCGCCTACCGCTACCGGGCCGCCGACGGGACCTTCACCGGCGCCCCGCTGCCCGTGGACCTGGCCGCCAATGTCGCCAGCCTCGGCATGGACGTCCTGCGCGCCAAGACCGTCCGCGAACTGCGCGACGCCCTGGCCACGGCCCGCGCCTCGGACCGGCCGACGTGCGTGTATGTCGAGACCGACCCGACGCCCACCGCGCCCGCCGCAGAGGCCTGGTGGGACGTACCGGTCGCCGAGGTCGCCTCCCGCGAGGCGGCCGCCCGCGCCCGCGAAACGTACGACCAGCGCGTCGTCGACCGCCGCCGCCACCTCTGA
- a CDS encoding CoA-acylating methylmalonate-semialdehyde dehydrogenase has protein sequence MRNINHWIGGKPVEGASGRFGPVYNPATGAQEKQVPFATVDEVDAAVASAQAAFESWGTASLAKRTTVLFKYRELLDAHRDEIAELITAEHGKVHSDALGEVARGMEIVELACSVPQLVKGELSTQVSTRVDVAAIRQPLGVVAGITPFNFPAMVPMWMFPLAIACGNTFVLKPSEKVPSASFRLAELASEAGLPDGVLNVVQGDKAAVDRLLEHPDITAVSFVGSTPIAKYIQLKGIEHGKRVQALGGAKNHMLVLPDADLDFAADQAINAAYGSAGERCMAVSVVVAVGDTGDELVDKIAERAKGLKIGPGNDAASEMGPLITREHRDKVASYVESARAQGAEVVVDGTGFTVPGHEDGFFLGVSLLDNVPVTADAYKDEIFGPVLCVVRAETYDEAIALINSSRWGNGTAIFTRDGGAARRFQLEVQAGMVGVNVPIPVPVGYHSFGGWKDSLFGDHHIYGNDGIAFYTQGKVITTRWPDPADSGGINLGFPSNS, from the coding sequence ATGAGGAACATCAACCACTGGATCGGGGGGAAGCCCGTCGAGGGCGCCTCCGGCCGCTTCGGTCCCGTCTACAACCCCGCAACGGGCGCCCAGGAGAAGCAGGTGCCGTTCGCCACGGTGGACGAGGTGGACGCCGCTGTCGCCTCCGCGCAGGCGGCCTTCGAGAGCTGGGGCACCGCCTCGCTCGCCAAGCGCACGACGGTCCTCTTCAAGTACCGCGAGCTGCTCGACGCGCACCGCGACGAGATCGCCGAGCTGATCACCGCCGAGCACGGCAAGGTGCACTCCGACGCGCTCGGCGAGGTCGCCCGGGGCATGGAGATCGTCGAACTCGCCTGTTCCGTACCGCAGTTGGTGAAGGGCGAGCTGTCCACGCAGGTCTCCACCCGCGTCGACGTGGCCGCGATCCGCCAGCCGCTCGGTGTCGTCGCGGGCATCACGCCGTTCAACTTCCCGGCCATGGTGCCGATGTGGATGTTCCCGCTGGCCATCGCCTGCGGCAACACCTTCGTGCTCAAGCCGAGCGAGAAGGTTCCCTCCGCCTCCTTCCGCCTGGCCGAGCTGGCCTCCGAGGCCGGTCTGCCGGACGGCGTCCTCAACGTCGTGCAGGGCGACAAGGCCGCCGTGGACCGCCTGCTGGAGCACCCCGACATCACGGCCGTCTCCTTCGTCGGCTCCACGCCCATCGCCAAGTACATCCAGCTCAAGGGCATCGAGCACGGCAAGCGTGTGCAGGCCCTCGGCGGTGCCAAGAACCACATGCTGGTCCTGCCCGACGCCGACCTGGACTTCGCCGCCGACCAGGCCATCAACGCCGCGTACGGCTCGGCCGGCGAGCGCTGCATGGCCGTCTCCGTCGTCGTCGCCGTCGGCGACACCGGCGACGAGCTGGTCGACAAGATCGCCGAGCGCGCCAAGGGCCTGAAGATCGGCCCCGGCAACGACGCGGCCAGCGAGATGGGCCCGCTCATCACCCGCGAGCACCGCGACAAGGTCGCCTCGTACGTGGAGAGCGCCCGCGCCCAGGGCGCCGAGGTCGTCGTGGACGGCACCGGATTCACCGTCCCCGGGCACGAGGACGGCTTCTTCCTCGGTGTCTCGCTCCTCGACAACGTGCCGGTCACCGCGGACGCGTACAAGGACGAGATCTTCGGCCCGGTGCTGTGCGTGGTCCGCGCGGAGACCTACGACGAGGCCATCGCGCTGATCAACAGCTCCCGCTGGGGCAACGGCACCGCGATCTTCACCCGGGACGGCGGCGCCGCCCGCCGCTTCCAGCTGGAGGTCCAGGCGGGCATGGTCGGCGTGAACGTGCCGATCCCCGTGCCCGTCGGCTACCACTCGTTCGGTGGCTGGAAGGACTCCCTCTTCGGGGACCACCACATCTACGGCAACGACGGCATCGCCTTCTATACCCAGGGCAAGGTCATCACCACCCGCTGGCCCGACCCGGCCGACAGCGGCGGCATCAACCTCGGTTTCCCCAGCAACTCCTGA
- a CDS encoding GntR family transcriptional regulator, with the protein MAETETARPATAAAFDSLEVALDRGSPIPLYYQLAQQLESAIEHGALAPGNLLGNEVDIAARLGLSRPTVRQAIQSLVDKGLLVRRRGIGTQVVHSQVRRSLELSSLYDDLAAAGQSPATRVLRNDIESASPEVAAALGIPEGRDVIVLERLRSTYGEPVAHLSNYLPATLLDLDTERLEETGLYRMMRAAGITLHSAHQTVGARCATADEGSLLHEVEGAALLTMCRTAYDDTGRAVEYGTHVYRAARYTFDFQLLVRP; encoded by the coding sequence GTGGCAGAGACCGAAACCGCACGCCCGGCCACCGCCGCGGCCTTCGACAGCCTGGAGGTCGCCCTGGACCGGGGCAGCCCGATCCCGCTCTACTACCAGCTCGCGCAGCAACTGGAGTCGGCGATCGAGCACGGGGCGCTCGCCCCGGGCAACCTGCTGGGCAACGAGGTGGACATCGCCGCCCGGCTCGGTCTGTCCCGGCCGACCGTCCGCCAGGCCATCCAGTCCCTGGTGGACAAGGGCCTGCTGGTGCGCCGACGCGGCATCGGCACCCAGGTGGTGCACAGCCAGGTCCGGCGTTCACTGGAACTGAGCAGCCTGTACGACGACCTGGCGGCCGCCGGGCAGAGCCCCGCCACCCGGGTACTGCGCAACGACATCGAGTCGGCCTCCCCGGAGGTCGCCGCGGCTCTCGGCATCCCCGAGGGCCGGGACGTCATCGTGCTCGAAAGGCTGCGCTCCACCTACGGCGAACCCGTGGCCCACCTGTCCAACTACCTGCCCGCCACACTCCTCGACCTGGACACCGAACGGCTGGAGGAGACCGGCCTCTACCGGATGATGCGGGCCGCCGGAATCACCCTGCACAGCGCCCACCAGACCGTGGGCGCCCGCTGCGCCACCGCCGACGAGGGAAGCCTGCTCCACGAGGTGGAGGGCGCCGCGCTGCTCACCATGTGCCGCACGGCCTACGACGACACCGGTCGGGCCGTGGAGTACGGCACCCACGTCTACCGCGCCGCGCGCTACACGTTCGACTTCCAACTGCTCGTCCGACCCTGA
- a CDS encoding SpoIIE family protein phosphatase, producing the protein MATSEESGVTRRRADMADAAVVLLDARMAVAGWTGDAERLFGYRRAEVAGRAATDLLMPEDAARLPDLSRRCGRHGGWTGLLAVRHRDGHPVVTTVRVVPAVEAAEGPPRWVVLAADSTGAAGWDMSRTVLERLASHSPIGLAIVDEDLRYVWSNAALEQFGGGPAHERIGKRLADIQPGLDAQALEAVMRQVLETGESVVGYEHFGAVRSAPHRYTAHAMSFTRLDDDHGNPLGVYYTVVDVTERHRARARLTLLDQAGKCIGRTLDVMRTAQELADVAVPGLADFVTVDLLETVLEGGEPAPGPLSAADPVPLRRAGHQSVNEGVPEAVVQIGQVASYLAGAPPIRALVGGESWIEERLDPLAPEWATDITRAATFLDLGLHTAMIVPVRARGTTLGITAFFRRHRQDPFDQDDLGLAEEFVGRAALCLDNARRYTRERDAALVLQRHLLPHRLPEQDAMEVAARYRPADELTGLGGDWFDVIPLSGARVALVVGDVVGHGIEAAAAMGRLRAAVQTLADLDLPPEEVLAHLDDLVDRAGYEDDSVAAAGAGADGVRAKGASCLYAVYDPVGGRCSMAAAGHGLPVIVAPDGTVDFPELPPGPALGVSGPPFESVELPLAEGSVLALCTDGLLAAEGPAPERDAAADRERLRRVLERPAPSLDDRCQAVVDALVPARPPDDVVLLMARARRLGAERTVSWELPVDPAAVADVRKRTSRQLCEWGLDELTFTTELVVSELVTNAIRHASGPMRLRLIVSRALVCEVWDASATAPHLRHPKTTDEGGRGLFLVSQFTQRWGTRYTPDGKIIWTEQSLTGPEI; encoded by the coding sequence GTGGCGACGAGCGAGGAGAGCGGCGTGACGCGGCGGCGGGCCGACATGGCGGACGCCGCGGTCGTGCTGCTGGACGCCCGCATGGCGGTGGCCGGCTGGACCGGTGACGCCGAGCGGCTCTTCGGCTATCGCCGGGCCGAGGTCGCGGGCCGGGCCGCGACCGACCTGCTGATGCCCGAGGACGCCGCGCGCCTGCCCGACCTGAGTCGCCGCTGCGGACGGCACGGCGGCTGGACCGGACTCCTCGCGGTGCGCCACCGCGACGGGCACCCGGTCGTCACGACCGTACGGGTCGTACCGGCCGTGGAGGCCGCGGAGGGCCCGCCGCGCTGGGTGGTCCTGGCCGCCGACTCGACCGGCGCCGCGGGCTGGGACATGAGCCGCACCGTGCTGGAGAGGCTGGCCTCGCACTCGCCCATCGGCCTGGCCATCGTCGACGAGGACCTGCGGTACGTGTGGTCGAACGCGGCCCTGGAGCAGTTCGGCGGCGGACCCGCGCACGAACGGATCGGGAAACGGCTCGCCGACATCCAGCCCGGCCTGGACGCCCAGGCGCTGGAAGCGGTGATGCGTCAGGTCCTGGAGACCGGCGAGTCGGTCGTCGGCTACGAACACTTCGGTGCGGTCCGCTCGGCGCCGCACCGGTACACGGCCCACGCGATGTCGTTCACCCGGCTCGACGACGACCACGGCAACCCGCTCGGCGTGTACTACACCGTGGTGGACGTCACCGAGCGCCACCGGGCCCGTGCCCGCCTCACCCTTCTGGACCAGGCGGGCAAGTGCATCGGCCGCACCCTGGACGTCATGCGCACCGCGCAGGAGCTGGCCGACGTGGCGGTGCCGGGCCTCGCCGACTTCGTCACGGTCGATCTGCTGGAGACCGTCCTCGAAGGAGGCGAGCCCGCCCCCGGACCGCTGAGCGCCGCGGACCCCGTGCCGCTGCGGCGGGCCGGCCACCAGTCGGTGAACGAGGGCGTCCCGGAGGCCGTCGTCCAGATCGGGCAGGTGGCCTCCTACCTGGCCGGGGCGCCCCCGATCCGCGCGCTGGTCGGCGGCGAGTCCTGGATCGAGGAGCGGCTCGACCCGCTGGCCCCGGAATGGGCCACGGACATCACCCGGGCCGCCACGTTCCTCGACCTCGGACTGCACACCGCGATGATCGTGCCGGTGCGGGCGCGCGGCACCACGCTCGGGATCACCGCGTTCTTCCGGCGCCACCGACAGGACCCCTTCGACCAGGACGACCTGGGCCTGGCCGAGGAGTTCGTCGGCCGCGCGGCCCTGTGCCTCGACAACGCCCGCCGCTACACCCGGGAGCGCGACGCGGCCCTCGTACTGCAGCGCCATCTGCTGCCCCACCGGCTCCCCGAGCAGGACGCGATGGAGGTCGCCGCCCGCTACCGGCCGGCCGACGAGCTGACCGGACTCGGCGGCGACTGGTTCGACGTCATCCCGCTGTCGGGAGCGCGCGTCGCCCTGGTGGTGGGCGACGTCGTCGGCCACGGCATCGAGGCCGCCGCGGCCATGGGCCGGCTCCGGGCCGCCGTACAGACCCTCGCCGACCTGGACCTGCCGCCCGAGGAGGTCCTCGCACACCTCGACGACCTGGTCGACCGGGCCGGATACGAGGACGACTCCGTGGCGGCCGCCGGCGCCGGCGCCGACGGCGTCCGGGCGAAGGGCGCCAGCTGCCTGTACGCGGTCTACGACCCGGTCGGCGGCCGGTGCTCCATGGCCGCCGCGGGACACGGCCTGCCCGTGATCGTCGCGCCGGACGGCACGGTCGACTTCCCCGAACTGCCGCCGGGCCCCGCGCTCGGCGTGAGCGGCCCGCCCTTCGAGTCGGTCGAACTGCCGCTCGCGGAAGGCAGCGTGCTCGCCCTGTGCACCGACGGACTGCTCGCCGCCGAGGGGCCTGCGCCGGAGCGGGACGCCGCCGCCGACCGGGAGCGGCTGCGCCGCGTGCTGGAGCGACCGGCGCCCAGCCTCGACGACCGCTGCCAGGCCGTGGTGGACGCGCTGGTCCCGGCGCGCCCGCCGGACGACGTGGTGCTGCTGATGGCCCGCGCCCGCCGCCTGGGCGCGGAACGGACGGTGTCCTGGGAGCTGCCCGTTGACCCGGCGGCCGTCGCCGACGTGCGCAAGCGGACGTCACGGCAGCTGTGCGAATGGGGCCTGGACGAGCTGACCTTCACCACCGAACTCGTCGTCAGCGAACTCGTCACCAACGCGATCCGGCACGCCTCCGGGCCGATGAGACTGCGGCTGATCGTGTCACGGGCCCTGGTCTGCGAGGTCTGGGACGCCAGTGCCACCGCCCCGCACCTGCGCCATCCGAAGACGACCGACGAGGGCGGCCGCGGCCTGTTCCTGGTCTCCCAGTTCACCCAGCGCTGGGGGACGCGCTACACCCCGGACGGCAAGATCATCTGGACCGAGCAGTCACTGACGGGCCCGGAGATCTGA
- a CDS encoding beta-glucosidase, whose protein sequence is MSDTASRRSVLRLLSGATAVALAATSGLPPLAYAAARRPPAAGPRVEGLLTRLTLDEKLSLLHGATDPKHLGQAGYVPGVERLGIPSLRLADGPAGVRVKQPATALPAPVLLAAAFDPGLARRYGQVIGREGRALGQDVLLSPMVNLIRTPYAGRNFETFSEDPLLSADLVAEEIMGIQNEGLIATVKHYAMNNHEMDCDSVDVRIDEQTLNEVELRPFEAAVGAGARAVVGAYSKVNGTCARENGELLTGTLRDRWGFDGWVMTDWHAAHSTVAALIAGLDMEMPNGTYFGAALKTAVQNGSVAEEYVDRAVRRILTAMDDFGLLDGSARPRPDRNAAAGAAVALEVAKAGATLLHNRNGTLPLTGEAARTIAVVGPTGSLPFVSGGGSAHVVPDHADSPLDAITSRAGQGARVSYALGEDLFGKPLPEGALSAGIDPDGQPVAAGKTWTYDGALTVEDDDEWTLVIHYSGTRPKVLLGGVDLFPVAAGLAEHFTGGLVSTAPDGLAVRRRTLDLTAGEHRVEITAKGGAQGQTFRLRHATGATRAQDLAEAVKAARTAHSVVLFGYEDATENQDRTTLALPGHQNRLIEAVTAANPHTTVVLNTSSSTSMPWLERTAAVLQMYYPGQEGAAATAAVLFGDCDPGGRLTQSFPADDDHHPVAGDPRRYPGVNGVEEYAEGVHVGHRWYDAEGVRPLFPFGHGLSYTSFAYEGLRVARTADGLDVEFTVRNTGRRDGVDVPQVYVGPSPDLRLDQPVRVLSGYQRLALRAGESRRVTVRVDAHTLSSWDTKRHDWVLGTGRRTVWVGASSGELRLSGRVQV, encoded by the coding sequence ATGTCCGACACCGCGTCCCGGCGGTCCGTACTGCGCCTGCTGAGCGGCGCGACCGCCGTCGCCCTGGCCGCGACCTCGGGGCTCCCGCCCCTCGCGTATGCCGCGGCTCGGCGACCACCGGCCGCGGGCCCCCGCGTCGAGGGGCTGCTCACCCGGCTCACCCTGGACGAGAAGCTCTCCCTGCTGCACGGCGCCACCGACCCGAAGCACCTCGGCCAGGCCGGCTACGTCCCTGGCGTCGAGCGGCTCGGCATCCCGTCGCTCCGCCTCGCCGACGGCCCCGCCGGAGTCCGCGTCAAGCAGCCCGCCACCGCCCTGCCCGCGCCCGTGCTGCTCGCCGCCGCCTTCGACCCCGGCCTCGCCCGCCGCTACGGCCAGGTCATCGGGCGAGAGGGCCGCGCCCTCGGCCAGGACGTGCTGCTCTCCCCGATGGTCAACCTCATCCGCACCCCGTACGCGGGCCGCAACTTCGAGACGTTCAGCGAGGACCCGCTGCTCTCCGCCGACCTCGTGGCCGAGGAGATCATGGGGATCCAGAACGAGGGCCTCATCGCGACCGTCAAGCACTACGCGATGAACAACCATGAGATGGACTGCGACTCCGTCGACGTGCGCATCGACGAGCAGACCCTCAACGAGGTCGAACTGCGCCCCTTCGAGGCCGCCGTCGGCGCCGGCGCCCGCGCGGTCGTGGGCGCCTACAGCAAGGTCAACGGCACCTGCGCCCGCGAGAACGGGGAACTCCTCACCGGCACCCTCCGCGACCGCTGGGGCTTCGACGGCTGGGTGATGACCGACTGGCACGCGGCCCACAGCACCGTCGCCGCGCTCATCGCGGGTCTGGACATGGAGATGCCGAACGGCACGTACTTCGGGGCCGCCCTGAAGACAGCCGTCCAGAACGGGAGCGTCGCCGAGGAGTACGTCGACCGGGCCGTACGCCGGATCCTCACCGCGATGGACGACTTCGGGCTGCTCGACGGCAGCGCCAGGCCGCGCCCGGACCGGAACGCGGCGGCGGGCGCGGCGGTCGCCCTGGAGGTCGCCAAGGCGGGCGCCACCCTCCTGCACAACAGGAACGGCACACTGCCCCTGACCGGCGAGGCCGCCCGCACCATCGCCGTCGTCGGCCCCACCGGCTCCCTCCCCTTCGTCAGCGGCGGCGGCAGCGCCCACGTCGTCCCCGACCACGCCGACAGCCCATTGGACGCCATCACCTCCCGTGCGGGACAAGGCGCCCGGGTGTCGTACGCGCTCGGCGAGGACCTCTTCGGCAAGCCCCTGCCCGAGGGCGCGCTCTCGGCGGGCATCGACCCGGACGGCCAGCCGGTCGCCGCCGGGAAGACCTGGACGTACGACGGGGCGCTCACCGTCGAGGACGACGACGAGTGGACCCTCGTCATCCACTACTCCGGAACGCGGCCCAAGGTGCTCCTCGGCGGAGTCGACCTCTTCCCGGTGGCGGCCGGGCTCGCGGAGCACTTCACGGGCGGTCTGGTGTCGACCGCGCCCGACGGACTCGCGGTGCGCCGCAGGACGCTCGATCTCACCGCCGGTGAACACAGGGTCGAGATCACCGCGAAGGGCGGCGCCCAGGGACAGACGTTCCGGCTGCGGCACGCCACCGGTGCGACCCGCGCCCAGGACCTCGCCGAGGCGGTGAAGGCGGCGCGGACCGCGCACAGCGTCGTGCTCTTCGGGTACGAGGACGCCACCGAGAACCAGGACCGCACGACCCTCGCCCTCCCCGGCCACCAGAACCGGCTGATCGAGGCGGTGACGGCGGCGAACCCGCATACCACCGTCGTCCTCAACACCTCCTCCTCGACCTCGATGCCCTGGCTGGAACGCACCGCCGCCGTGCTGCAGATGTACTACCCGGGTCAGGAGGGCGCGGCCGCCACCGCCGCCGTCCTGTTCGGCGACTGCGACCCCGGCGGACGGCTCACCCAGTCCTTCCCGGCCGACGACGACCACCACCCGGTAGCGGGCGACCCGCGCCGCTACCCGGGCGTCAACGGCGTCGAGGAGTACGCGGAGGGCGTCCACGTCGGCCACCGCTGGTACGACGCCGAGGGGGTGCGCCCGCTGTTCCCGTTCGGGCACGGGCTCTCGTACACCTCCTTCGCGTACGAGGGACTGCGGGTGGCACGGACCGCGGACGGGCTGGACGTGGAGTTCACCGTGCGGAACACCGGGCGACGGGACGGTGTCGACGTCCCGCAGGTCTATGTGGGCCCGTCGCCGGATCTCCGACTCGACCAGCCCGTAAGGGTGTTGAGCGGCTATCAGCGGCTCGCGCTGCGGGCGGGGGAGTCGCGCCGGGTCACCGTGCGCGTCGACGCGCACACCCTCTCCTCGTGGGACACGAAACGGCACGACTGGGTCCTCGGCACCGGGCGGCGGACCGTGTGGGTGGGGGCCTCGTCGGGCGAACTGCGGCTCAGCGGGAGGGTGCAGGTGTGA